Proteins found in one Gammaproteobacteria bacterium genomic segment:
- a CDS encoding cytochrome c oxidase assembly protein, which yields MKVSPLRLAAIPLLMFGFGFALVPLYDVFCDITGLNGKTGRIEASEIDSSQVDTSRTIEVRFLANTNTGLPWDFQPLVKKMEIHPGQVYEAVFRVRSASDKTTLGQAIPSVSPGLAAEYFNKTECFCFTQQELAGRETLDMPVRFVVGTGISENIEQITLSYTFFSLDKG from the coding sequence GTGAAAGTGAGCCCACTCAGGCTGGCCGCGATTCCATTGCTGATGTTTGGCTTCGGCTTCGCGCTGGTGCCGCTTTACGATGTATTTTGTGACATCACCGGGCTCAACGGTAAAACCGGCCGCATTGAGGCCTCGGAAATCGACAGCAGCCAGGTGGATACCTCGAGGACGATAGAAGTACGTTTCCTGGCAAATACCAATACCGGATTACCCTGGGATTTCCAGCCGCTGGTCAAGAAAATGGAAATTCATCCGGGACAGGTTTACGAAGCCGTGTTCCGAGTGCGCAGCGCCAGCGATAAGACAACCCTCGGGCAGGCGATTCCGAGTGTATCGCCAGGACTTGCCGCGGAGTATTTTAACAAGACCGAATGTTTCTGTTTTACCCAGCAGGAACTGGCGGGGCGTGAGACACTGGATATGCCGGTGCGATTTGTTGTCGGCACCGGTATTTCAGAAAATATCGAACAGATTACATTGTCCTACACGTTTTTCAGTCTGGACAAGGGCTAG
- a CDS encoding cytochrome c oxidase subunit 3: protein MSSASNQDYYVPHGTHWPIIGSVGLSLTVVGAANFLHGTWSATPIFVGLAILVFMMYGWFGTVVKESLAGTYNPQVDMSFRWGMGWFIFSEVMFFAAFFGALFYARMYSIPWLDGGSNNDATAQYLWPDFEAAWPLLTPPLADKFEVARQAMGAWGLPALNTVILLTSGLTVTLAHWALKRRDNVWLVYWLFATVALGFGFVILQGIEYAHAYEELNLRLDSGIYGSTFFMLTGFHGFHVTMGATMLLIIMIRAAKGHFSPENHFAFEAVAWYWHFVDVVWLGLFIFVYWL, encoded by the coding sequence ATGAGCAGTGCAAGCAACCAAGACTATTATGTACCCCATGGCACTCATTGGCCGATTATCGGCTCGGTCGGGTTATCCCTGACCGTGGTTGGCGCCGCCAATTTCCTGCACGGCACCTGGAGCGCAACGCCGATATTTGTCGGCCTCGCGATTCTGGTTTTCATGATGTACGGCTGGTTTGGTACCGTGGTCAAAGAGTCGCTGGCTGGCACCTATAACCCACAGGTTGACATGTCATTCCGCTGGGGCATGGGCTGGTTTATCTTCTCCGAGGTCATGTTTTTCGCAGCCTTCTTCGGCGCCCTGTTCTATGCACGTATGTACTCGATACCCTGGCTTGACGGTGGTTCCAATAACGATGCAACTGCGCAATACCTGTGGCCCGATTTTGAAGCCGCGTGGCCGTTATTGACCCCGCCCCTGGCAGACAAGTTCGAGGTTGCCAGGCAGGCCATGGGCGCCTGGGGGCTACCGGCACTCAATACGGTTATCCTGCTGACCTCGGGCCTGACCGTGACGCTCGCGCACTGGGCGCTCAAGCGCAGGGACAACGTCTGGCTGGTGTACTGGCTGTTCGCGACCGTCGCACTGGGATTCGGCTTCGTCATTCTGCAAGGTATTGAGTACGCCCATGCTTACGAGGAATTAAATCTGCGCCTCGATTCGGGCATTTACGGCAGTACATTTTTCATGTTAACCGGATTTCATGGTTTCCACGTCACCATGGGTGCGACCATGCTGTTAATCATCATGATCCGCGCTGCCAAGGGGCACTTTTCACCGGAGAATCATTTCGCGTTCGAGGCCGTTGCCTGGTACTGGCATTTCGTGGACGTGGTATGGCTGGGACTGTTTATTTTTGTTTACTGGCTATAA
- the ctaD gene encoding cytochrome c oxidase subunit I, which produces MYTDTTHDAAHGEHHDHGPAKGLMRWVTTTNHKDIGTLYLWLAFIMLLYGGSMAMIIRLELFQPGLQWVEPHFFNQMTTMHGLVMVFGAIMPAFVGLANWLVPIMIGAPDMALPRMNNWSFWILPFAFTILASTTFMEGGAPAFGWTFYAPLSTTFAPDTTDFFIFAVHLMGISSVMGAINIIATILNMRAPGMTLMKMPLFVWTWLITAYLLIAVMPVLAGAVTMMLTDRHFGTSFFDAAGGGDPVMFQHVFWFFGHPEVYIMILPAFGVISAIIPTFARKPLFGYSSMVYATASIAILSFMVWAHHMFTVGMPVAGELYFMYATILISVPTGVKVFNWVTTMWKGSMTFETPMLWALGFIVMFTIGGFSGLMLGVAPVDTQYHDTYFVVAHFHYVLVTGALYSIIAAFYYWVPKWTGHMYDEKLGKIHFWWSTIAVNVLFFPQHFVGLAGMPRRIPDYSLQFAEFNMISSIGGFAFGLAQIFFLYIVIKTIKGGVKATDQVWEGATGLEFEHLPSPPPYHSFTEAPPVR; this is translated from the coding sequence ATGTATACCGATACGACACACGATGCAGCTCACGGCGAGCACCATGATCATGGCCCTGCCAAGGGTTTGATGCGATGGGTTACCACAACCAATCATAAGGATATCGGCACGCTTTACCTGTGGCTGGCATTCATAATGCTGCTCTACGGCGGATCCATGGCGATGATAATCCGGCTTGAGCTGTTCCAGCCTGGACTGCAGTGGGTTGAACCGCATTTTTTCAACCAGATGACCACAATGCACGGCCTGGTAATGGTGTTCGGCGCGATCATGCCGGCCTTCGTTGGCCTCGCCAACTGGTTGGTACCCATAATGATCGGTGCCCCGGACATGGCCTTGCCACGCATGAATAACTGGAGCTTCTGGATTCTGCCGTTTGCATTCACGATCCTGGCTTCCACCACCTTTATGGAAGGCGGTGCGCCGGCGTTCGGATGGACCTTCTATGCGCCACTCTCTACCACTTTTGCGCCGGACACGACCGACTTTTTCATTTTTGCGGTGCACCTGATGGGAATTTCGTCGGTAATGGGTGCCATTAATATAATCGCCACCATATTGAACATGCGTGCCCCAGGTATGACGCTGATGAAAATGCCGCTGTTCGTCTGGACCTGGTTGATTACTGCCTACCTGTTGATCGCGGTCATGCCGGTACTCGCCGGTGCGGTCACGATGATGTTAACCGACCGCCACTTTGGCACCTCGTTTTTCGATGCCGCGGGCGGTGGCGATCCGGTCATGTTCCAGCACGTATTCTGGTTCTTCGGACATCCCGAGGTTTACATCATGATCCTGCCGGCCTTCGGTGTGATTTCCGCAATTATCCCGACCTTCGCGCGCAAACCGCTGTTCGGTTACAGCTCGATGGTGTATGCAACCGCTTCGATTGCGATCCTGTCGTTCATGGTCTGGGCGCACCACATGTTTACCGTGGGCATGCCGGTTGCAGGCGAACTTTACTTTATGTACGCGACGATCCTGATCTCGGTGCCGACCGGGGTCAAGGTCTTCAACTGGGTAACCACGATGTGGAAAGGCTCGATGACCTTTGAAACCCCGATGCTGTGGGCGCTGGGATTTATCGTCATGTTTACCATCGGTGGATTTTCCGGCTTGATGCTGGGGGTTGCCCCGGTAGACACGCAGTATCATGACACCTACTTTGTCGTCGCACACTTCCACTACGTGCTGGTAACTGGTGCCTTGTACTCGATCATTGCCGCATTCTACTACTGGGTGCCGAAGTGGACCGGCCATATGTACGACGAGAAACTGGGCAAGATCCACTTCTGGTGGTCAACCATTGCGGTCAACGTTTTATTCTTTCCGCAACACTTCGTTGGCCTGGCGGGTATGCCGCGCCGGATTCCTGATTACTCGTTGCAGTTTGCCGAGTTCAACATGATCTCGAGTATCGGTGGTTTCGCCTTCGGCCTGGCACAGATTTTCTTCCTGTATATCGTTATCAAGACGATCAAGGGTGGGGTCAAGGCTACTGATCAGGTCTGGGAAGGGGCAACCGGCCTCGAATTCGAGCACCTGCCGTCGCCACCGCCGTATCACAGCTTTACCGAAGCGCCGCCGGTTAGGTAA
- a CDS encoding EAL domain-containing protein produces MDPLKMSDSDSPEEENDERALLEARLKALEVDLRQKKEIILAQHTKLEAFFGSSIDALVQMDFDGHITGWNQQAEKIFGWSAEEILDQTIVETIIPERYRDAHNKGMKKYLKTGKSSVMNTLIEIHALHRDGYEFPVELSISVIDSADLQEFSAYIRDISERKHAETVIWNQANFDALTSLPNRNLFLQKLEHEMRACDRSNLSLALLYIDLDRFKDVNDTLGHDMGDLLLIEISSRLKKTLRETDTVSRLSGDEFTVILGQIDDPLSVQPLCQQLLDELARSYQLDNEKVFLTASIGVTFYPQDSKDIDVLQRNGDQAMYAAKGNGRNSFHFFTPELQERAVRKRKMIKDLRDAMQQEQFEIYYQPIVDMKNNQLTKAEALLRWHNPESGMVSPSVFIPIAEETGLIADIGNWVFYSATEQASRWRDQFDIDFQVSINTSPLQWIDEAAAMNQWFSHLQQIGLSGQAMTVEITEGLLMDANDKITNRLLDFRDAEVQVSIDDFGTGYSSLSYLKQFDIDYLKIDQSFVRNLDHDKNDLALCEAIIVMAHKLGIKVIAEGVETETQGQLLKDFDCDYGQGYLYSRPVAAKDFEALLGEPCKKPKRRTKKSTA; encoded by the coding sequence ATGGACCCACTGAAGATGTCGGATAGCGATTCTCCCGAAGAAGAGAATGACGAACGGGCTTTACTCGAAGCAAGACTGAAAGCGCTGGAAGTTGACCTGCGCCAGAAAAAGGAAATTATCCTGGCACAGCACACCAAGCTGGAGGCCTTTTTTGGGTCGTCAATCGACGCCCTGGTACAAATGGATTTTGACGGTCACATTACCGGCTGGAACCAGCAGGCCGAAAAGATCTTTGGCTGGAGCGCCGAGGAAATTCTCGATCAGACCATTGTCGAAACCATCATTCCGGAACGTTATCGGGATGCCCATAACAAGGGCATGAAAAAGTATCTGAAAACCGGTAAGTCTTCGGTTATGAACACACTGATCGAGATTCACGCCCTGCATCGCGACGGCTATGAGTTTCCTGTCGAATTGTCGATCTCGGTTATCGATTCGGCAGACCTGCAGGAATTCAGTGCCTATATCCGCGACATCTCGGAACGTAAACACGCCGAGACTGTTATCTGGAACCAGGCTAATTTCGATGCGTTGACGAGCCTGCCGAACCGAAACCTTTTTTTACAAAAGCTGGAACATGAAATGCGCGCCTGCGATCGCAGTAACCTTTCGCTGGCGCTGCTTTACATCGATCTCGACCGTTTCAAGGACGTAAACGATACGCTGGGCCACGACATGGGAGATCTGTTGTTGATCGAAATCTCGAGTCGTCTCAAGAAAACATTGCGTGAAACTGACACCGTCTCGCGCCTTAGCGGGGACGAGTTCACGGTAATTCTGGGACAGATCGACGATCCGCTGTCGGTACAACCCCTGTGCCAGCAATTGCTGGATGAGCTCGCACGATCCTACCAGCTCGACAATGAAAAAGTCTTCCTGACGGCGAGTATCGGCGTCACCTTCTATCCGCAGGATTCAAAAGATATTGATGTACTCCAGCGTAACGGTGACCAGGCGATGTATGCGGCGAAGGGAAACGGACGTAACAGCTTTCATTTTTTTACACCCGAACTCCAGGAGCGTGCAGTTCGAAAGCGCAAAATGATCAAGGACCTGCGCGACGCAATGCAGCAGGAGCAGTTCGAGATTTATTACCAGCCAATCGTCGATATGAAAAATAACCAGCTGACAAAGGCCGAAGCCCTGCTGCGCTGGCATAATCCCGAATCGGGGATGGTAAGCCCTTCCGTGTTCATCCCCATCGCGGAAGAAACGGGCTTGATTGCCGATATCGGCAACTGGGTATTTTACAGTGCAACCGAGCAGGCAAGCCGCTGGCGAGATCAATTTGATATCGACTTCCAGGTCAGCATTAACACTTCCCCGCTACAATGGATAGACGAGGCTGCGGCCATGAACCAGTGGTTTTCGCATCTTCAACAAATCGGGCTCAGCGGCCAGGCAATGACCGTCGAAATCACCGAGGGTTTGTTGATGGATGCCAACGACAAGATAACCAATCGGTTGCTGGATTTTCGCGATGCGGAAGTACAGGTATCCATCGACGACTTTGGCACCGGCTACTCATCGCTATCCTACCTGAAGCAGTTTGATATCGATTACCTGAAAATCGACCAGTCCTTCGTACGCAACCTGGATCATGACAAGAACGATCTTGCTCTGTGTGAAGCCATCATCGTGATGGCGCACAAACTGGGAATTAAAGTGATTGCCGAGGGTGTTGAAACCGAAACCCAGGGCCAGTTGCTGAAGGATTTCGACTGTGACTATGGCCAGGGTTACCTTTATTCAAGGCCGGTAGCGGCCAAAGACTTCGAAGCACTACTGGGCGAACCCTGTAAAAAACCAAAGCGCCGGACAAAAAAAAGCACGGCCTAG
- the rpoH gene encoding RNA polymerase sigma factor RpoH yields the protein MSTEVINTRNTMPVLRGSSNLDAYIQAARSVPILSAEEEYALAKDLQETGNIESAQKLVLPHLRFVIKIANNYAGYGLAVPDLIQEGSIGLMKAVKRFRPEVGVRLVSFAVHWIKAEIHEYILKNWRIVKVATTKSQRKLFFKLRSQKKRLGWFKSEEIDHVAETLGVTRENVIEMENRLNNYDVAFDISGDDDDDTAYLAPANSLTSNTPSPELLLEAQDTEQNNAHMLGEALENLDDRSKAIVTRRWLIEPKATLHELADEYGVSAERIRQIESNAFKSMKSSFIA from the coding sequence ATGAGCACAGAAGTGATTAATACACGCAATACAATGCCCGTACTACGGGGCAGTTCGAATCTGGACGCCTATATTCAGGCCGCCAGAAGCGTGCCTATCCTGAGCGCCGAAGAAGAGTATGCGCTGGCAAAGGATCTGCAGGAGACCGGCAATATCGAATCGGCCCAAAAGCTGGTTCTGCCACACCTGCGTTTCGTCATCAAGATCGCAAATAATTACGCGGGTTACGGCCTCGCGGTCCCCGATTTAATCCAGGAAGGCAGTATTGGTTTGATGAAGGCCGTTAAACGTTTTCGCCCTGAAGTCGGTGTGCGCCTGGTTTCTTTCGCGGTGCACTGGATAAAAGCCGAAATTCACGAGTATATTTTGAAAAACTGGCGCATCGTAAAAGTGGCCACGACCAAGTCCCAGCGAAAGCTGTTCTTTAAATTGCGCAGCCAGAAAAAACGCCTAGGCTGGTTCAAGTCGGAAGAAATCGATCACGTCGCAGAAACGCTCGGTGTTACCCGTGAAAACGTGATTGAAATGGAAAACCGGCTCAACAATTATGACGTCGCGTTTGATATATCCGGCGATGATGACGATGACACCGCTTACCTGGCACCTGCTAATTCGCTGACATCCAACACACCGTCGCCAGAGTTACTGCTCGAAGCACAGGACACCGAACAGAATAACGCTCACATGCTCGGTGAAGCACTTGAAAATCTCGACGACCGCAGCAAAGCCATCGTGACACGGCGCTGGTTAATCGAACCCAAAGCAACGCTGCACGAACTTGCCGACGAATACGGCGTCTCGGCAGAGCGGATTCGTCAAATTGAAAGTAATGCCTTCAAATCGATGAAGTCTTCATTCATCGCCTGA